From the Coregonus clupeaformis isolate EN_2021a unplaced genomic scaffold, ASM2061545v1 scaf0336, whole genome shotgun sequence genome, the window TGATGCCAATGTGCCAACAAACGAGTTCAGCATGAAGCACCAGTGCTATAGTATCAACTGTACAATATGTAGTCCTACCAAACAAACACTGTTCTTTTCTATATCATCAGCCAAGTCTAACATTGCAGCTTTGAAATCAGTAAAAGCAGTTTAGATCACCAGTGTAATAGTACTACCTCAAAAGACAACACTGCACAGTGGAAGTTATTTACAAAATACTGACAATGAAACGCTACTGTTTTACTGGACTGGATGTGTTTTAAAAATGCCATGAGTTTGACTATTTTGGTTCTAGTGTAtttcataaaaaaataatgttttgttttgttcaaCCTGAATAAAAGGAGAAAAACCTGGATTTTTTGGAAGATCGTCAGGTCCGCACTCTAGAAACGATCTGAGGTAAATATATAATTTTCAACAGCAACCGTTGCATTTCAAGTCCAACAAGGAACATAAACAAAAGTCCAGCAGTATCTGTCTCTGTAAGTTGTCATTGTGTAATAACAGTTATAAAATGGAGTGATATCTGTGTGGATTTTGTCATTATAGCTCAACTTGAAGAAGGTAGATGAGGCAGGGTGACTGACTCTGCAGTGGACCTTAGGACTGGAGCTATCCTCAACTATTGTTTACAACAAGACACCTGGTGAATTATTGTGACTGGTTGAGATCAAGAGTGTCACAACAGGAATGCTGTAAAATATAAACTGTCATGCCATTAAGTTTAGGCAGATCTGTGATTAGTGGTGCTGGAAATCAATTAGACACATGCAGACTGCACTGCAGAGAAAAATCTATCATAAGATCCTGTACAAAATATTCTGTATAATAGTTTTTCTGTATAATAGTTTTTCTGTATAATAGTTTTTCTTTGCCCGCGTGTTTAACCTAATGCATATAGTATATGCATTATTTGGCATTTGAGAGTGGTAAAGATCCACATAGTATTATGTTATATGTTTGGGGGTCATACCAGATCATCCTACTAGCCTACTGCTAGACTGTATGGCTCCACAGTCTACTCTACTGCTATTGGTTTGCCTCCTCTGGAAAATCGTTTTCTGATGCATTTATAACCAGCGAACAAGGCTCGTGGGATGATTTCCTTTGTCAAACATCATCTCGTTGAGCATTGCTATAGAGAGTATTAATTATTTCCCAACATTGAAATATTCGTGTTGTAATAGCTATAAAACTGAATACACCCAATATTGATCAGGATAAAAGCACAGCAGCGGTCCCCGTTACTTCTAAGGGTTATTATAAGGCATATCCAAGAAGATGAAAAGATGAGGAATTGGTCAAACAAATGGCAATTTGATATTTCCTTTGTTTATCCAGCGCGAATATTGGTGTTACTGAGCCTCTGAGCTGTCCCATCCGGTGGAGTTTTCAGATGAGAGAGAATTGGACTGAAAGACGGTATGATTAGGTGCACAGGCGACGTGAGCACAGTCCCTTGCTATCTGAAATTAACAAAGAGAAGATGGGCTGTCTTTGTATTTTTCATAACCATTTCCCCCAGTGTCTTAAAAGCATTCGTTGACAGTTAAGACATCGCACAAGATGTTAAATAAAATAGTCAAAAGTGGCGAACATCGCTGCGTTTTAGTGAGGGACAGTGATGCTTAAACGGGTTATATTCCTGGCACGTTTTCAATGGCACGTGTCCCTGCATTACATAAGGGTATGGTCGTGCCCCACCAAAGGGCACAGGACTGTACAAAGCCCCCACACCAAGGCAAATGATCATATAGCAGATTCACCTCCTAATAAAGGGCTTGTCTTTCTTAATCCCTGTCAAACATAATGACATGAAACAAAAGCAATGTGACAGtggtgaagaaaaaaaaacatatcccAAACAATGTCAAGAATGACTGAGTGTACAGCTGGACACGGCAGTTGGATCATTAACACAATGTGTAGAGGCTATAGCCTAGGCTAGGGCTATTCTTCATTATGGTAAAGCGGTGCCCGTGGAGAGATTGCGCGCTTTATACACACAGTGCGCTGGTGAGAACGCCAAAGGGCGCATGCAGGTTAGATGAAGTGAATCCAGCCATCCTCCCACTCACGGGGTGGGGAAATCTTAAACCTGTGGCGTCGCACTTTGTAGTTGACCCCGTTATTATTGTCCCAATACTCATCTCCACCAACGCAGTATCTAATGGCAAACTGCAATGTGCCTCCACTCTCCAGAAATGTCGTTGGGGTGATTATCTTAAAGGAGAATTTGTCTGTCACGCCGTCGCTTGATTCTGGGATATATGATGCCAGACTGTCCATGAAGGTTATCCAGTTGTTGATTGAGAACCTCAAATAGACACTTTTCTCGAAAGCCATGTTCAAAACCCGCACGACGCCAGACAGACTGAACTCGTCGGCTTCAGCACACTCCAACAACACTTTCACTTCTTTCACTTTCTCAGTAAAGCCTGGTAGGGTCCCGGGGTTCTTGAATTGCATCTCCATAAAAATTGACTGGGTGGTAGGTGCCCTGGGGAACTTATCAAAGGGATTCAGATGGAGGGGACCCCTGTCGAATGTGGCCATTATGCGCTCCGGCACATTGGGCATGTCTGTGTCATTGAAGTGCTTCACAGAGGTGAGCTCCAGACCCAGAGAGTCGGCGAAACGGACCTTTTTCTGGCTGCAGGGACTCCGGCTGCGGGAGATCTCAAGTTTCGCTCTCTCTATGGGGGTCGGCAGAGACGTGCACCTCCGGCGCAGGTTCGGACTCTGCGGGGGTTTGAGGAAGGATTCCCGGCCTCTTGGTCTCTCATCCACCACATGGTGCATCTCGATGGGCTCGCATGTTCCGTTCAGCTCCATCCCCTCCACGTCTTCTAGTCTCGGGTCTGCTGCCAAGCTCCCGAACAATCCAGCTATGCAGCTGTAGTTCCTCGGGAGGCAGTTCTTGGGAGGCAGCATGACCACGACAGAACGCACAGCCTCGGTTTCCATAAAGCGGGAGAGTCGCTGGTCTTCAGTCGAAGTCGTCGTGATCAGAGGCACGGAGAAAAGGAACACGCCGTTAGGTGTAAGAGAAAAACACACGGATAAACGCCGTGGTACCACGTCAGACTGTGACACTGCGCATTTCTGAACCAATAAGCCAAGCTGCTGCAAGTGCAGCTAGAACAACAAATACCAAACATGCCTCCCTAACGTCACTTTATATTTCATTCACAGGCATACAAATTCGTTCATTATTAAAGAATATGAAATATGGGATTCCCTTATCACTGTGCACATTTTCCAGCAGCATGCCCCAGTCAAGGGCTGAGATTACAGTGCACATAAAACTGCACAGAGCTAGGTGGACCCAGTGAGAGGCATGAAATTATAGTCACAAGGTTTGTCCCTGGCTGGACCACAACGTGCCGAATAGCACGTCTCATTTCTTGCCTAACGACTCATCCTGAATTTTATTCCGCTGCTGTATGGATTGCTTCATGGAGAAGAAACGTTAGTGGGCGTGGCGTTTGGCCGGAGCGATGTGGCAATCTCATTTCAACCATGAGCAAAAAACGCACAGCTTCCTCTTTTAGAAGCAATAAGCAGATAACTGTCATAAACATTTCTTCTAAAATAGATATCAAGAGTAACCTATTAAATCAGCTGTTTTTTAAAGCTATAATCTTTAAGTTGTTATATACATTTTGGGACTTAATTAATAATATATAccaattgattcttgaagaatataacttataaatgcctcatgagcttagttcaactgtcgtacccgatcagaacccaaaatataaggttggtttactccaatgtttgtaaacaatgcaaatgtaaacaaacactgtatagcctcaaaacatggttaaaactataacattgatatcatggatggtcagtcgtTTAATCTATAGCTCTGTCCATGAGGGGcgccaggtagcctagtggttagagaggAGTGCCCGCAATCGGAGAGTTGAGGGGGAGTTCGAATCCCGGGTCTGACCTGGCAAAAAAATCTGGTGCGAAGTGAGCTGGCAAAaggagggttgctggtatcaaatcctatatcccaaaatgagtactggaacctatttcagtccaagtcaagtaCTGATCAAATTCATATGTGCCCCTGCCAACTATCTTATAGCCTTATGTTATACTATTCATATTATAATAATGTTATTCTGGGCTATTTTAAATCATATTGTATAGGATATATTACTATAGATTACAGAAATTATAGGGTTAGTCCTAATTATAGCTATTGAATGAAATAGTCAGCAACATAGTGGACACCATGATGCAAATCACGAATTGTAACAAGCAACAAATCCAGGTGTAGAAATTGTTACATCAACTGCAACTTGCTTTCTCAAGCCCCCCTCCCATTTTCCCTCTTTTTTCCATACGTCACTTATGGGCGCCCTATTGTAGCGGAGTTGTCATGGCAACGGCGTTCTATCTCCACTCCAAACACTTCGTGTGCCTAGCACATCTTTGACTTTGTTTGGGGTCGTCTCCTGTGAGCTGCAAAACTGTAATAAATATTTGATGACTATTCTATGTTACTGCCTATTAAGTTGAATGTAAAAACATCAAGGAGCCAATGTCGAACTCGACCCCCTTTAATGGTAAGTTGTCTCTTTTACAGCCTTGCTTCTGGCTTCAGCTAACGTTAGAACAAGCTTCCTACTTACGTTGCTAGTTTACCTAACATTACCGTTAGTAGCTAGCTAGGCAGAAATGCGAGGTtctcttgctagctagctaaaatgttCAATAATAAATTTTATGGACAGGGTTTGTAAACTGAGTTAACATGTCATAAAGTTAACGTTAAAGGTTACAGGTCTTCAGATATCTTACAAATAGTTTTACAATGCTTACAATGACGTATAGCTTGCTTGCTGTTTGTGTACATGCATCTCCTCTCTTATCAGCGAGCCTAAAAATGGACAGTAATAATGAGTGTCTAATTAGAGATCcttttttcactctcaacagatTTCACCCTGAAAGGCTCGTCTTAGAATGGACATATTCAAGGAATGGGACCAGGCGCCTGTAGAAGTGGCTGAAGACAGAAGTGTGGCAGTCGAGTACACAGGATGGGACCAGAGCTGCCAACTACCCAACAGAGGCCATGTCGATGCCCTTTTGGATATCAGCGAGGATACCTCATCCAAAGAGCAGGAGCCATTtgagtttctctgtctctccGGATGGGAGGAAGCTGTGAGTAATACACTGCGGTTTTATTTTTGGCTAGATTGTGAGTGATATTCAGCCAGTGTCAAGTTATTGCATAGGCACCAGATACACACTTCCATTTCATGTGAGTTAAGAAAAAGTGAAACAGTGTCAGTATGTTTATTCACTGTTTATAACTACATTTAATCTCAGAAATCATCTTAAAAGGTGAAACCTAATTTTCTCTAAATTGCGATACACTGATTAAAATATAATTACGTTTCCCTTAATGCTGTTGTGTTTGTTGTTGAGACAGATCCAGGGCTGGGGCAGAACTACTCCACTTGGCTGCCTGGTTCAGAcccagaggagaggaaagagggtcAAGTCTGGAGACACAGACCACCACCGCCACCTGTGTGTGGACCTCGTGAAGCTCTCGGACCCCCCTTACTCAGAGTCCAGCTTAACCCACTCCCCTGAGTCCTTCTGTGATTCCTCCCTGGACCAATGGGAGAAACCCCCCCCCACAACCCTGGGAGACTTCCTGAACAGACCCTACAGTCATACCTCTAGCGTCTCTTCAGAGGAGTCCCCACCAGAGTCCTTCAGGGACCTTCAGAAAGCCACACAGCAACTGACACTCCGAGACAAGATGGTGGAGGACAAGGCTGAGGTGTGTGAGATCAGTGACTCACTGCTGGGATCGGCCCCCTCCCAGGGCCACCACCACTCAGCTTCAGAGTGTCCCATGACGCTGATCATCAACAGCTTTGCCGTCCTACCGCCCGTGAAGGCCTCCCAGCCCGGACACCCTAGGGTCACCAGCCAGCTCCGGAGGGGGGAGGCCGGCCCGGGACGCAGCGCCTCAGACGGGGAGACGGCAGAGGCTGGGTCAGATGGTGTCACACCTGCCGGGGAGAGCGGAAGtgtggagagagtagaggaaacGAGAGCAGCAGACGCTGTCCCAGACAAAGACAGGCTGCCCAAGGACACCTACCAGGGATCCCTCACCTCTAAGTACTGGCCGTCTAAGCAGAGCCACCACCTGTTGTCTGCTTTCAGCATCCCCGTCCCCAAGAGATGTGACATGCCCCTCAGCACACTGGCAGAGCCTCTAGCCCGCGCCACCTACCCCCTGGGCAGACACCTCAGACAGGATCCCCGGACCAGCAGTGCTCATAGACTCTACTTTGGACGGAAGACCAAGAGCCTGAAACGGGCAGAGCCCCAGCTGCCCATTCTGTTTGGAACCAGGGTGCCCATCCCAGCCTCTGCACAGAGACTACTCTGAACAGAGACTGTTACTTTGCACTCCATACTCTTTCCCATCCCAAATGCTCAGTCTTTGTGGGTTTGTGATTAAAAGGAAGCTTTCTGTGAGATATCTTCATATCTTTTACATGACACCGATGACTGTATTAAAAAAAGCTGTGATGAATTCAACTTGGTTGTTTTACACTACATGGAATTGACATATGAGTTTACAGATTGCTGTTAGTTCTATGTGATTTATAGGCTATACCAACTCAGTCTCATTGTATAACCAGTTTATTCATGTGTTACATGCGTATCAAAAGGTAGGATTTGGTCCATCATCACTGTGATAATATGCAATCTAACATCAGCAATGCAAAGTAGTCCAGATTACTAGAATACATTGTGCAGACATGTTATGCTAATTTCTTACCACTGATTATTCAGAGTGAAATCCATTAACTGTTACATGAGCATGCCTTAATTACAAACACTCCACGCACCTGGACATATGAAGTTAATAATTTTAAATGGAGTGATgaatttacatttgacattttttgtcatttagcagacgctcttatccagagcgacttacagttagtgagtgcatacattttcatactggccccccgtgggaaacgaacccacaaccctggcgttgcaagcgccatgctctaccaactgagctacaggggactatgaaTGAATATGTATGCGTGATGGCAGCGTTTAGTTCTACATTTTGCATGTGCTTTTATTGTGGTGCTCACGCTTGAGCTTTTAGTTTCCCAGCAATTGTGCTCCTCCTCTACAATGCTGAGCTCTAGGTCGGTTTCTTGGATTCCTGAATGTTACACTGCAGACATTATTCTTGTCACAACCCCTCGGTGCTCCTCAGTATGACAAAACATGCTCTGAGCCATTGCCAAAGCATGCTAGTGCTATTGCACTCTAATGGAATGAGCAGTCAGTGATTGTAGTGTACCAACCCATGCGAAGATGTCATTGGTAGCCTATTGAATTACATGCTAGATGTGACCCACACTGTGATTCTGAGGGTCTGTGACAGCATAGGTGTGTTGGGGGAGGAATTAGTATCATAGTCCAAATTACAATATTGTATTCAAACGGACTGAGCATAATACACGTACATAGTAAACTAACTTGTACTGCCATACAACCCAGGTGAAAACTGACTGACGTTTACCAAAAAAATTGCACGTTGAGTGTGCAATGTAGAGGATGGTGTTGTAAGTCAAAAGTAGCCTGTGCTTTaatcattaataaaatatttgacTTGGCTTTATACAGCACTGCATTCCTGTCCTTTGATTTGAAGTGAACTAAGACTAAGCTAGTACAAACAACCAGCTACTACCTCAACCCTTTTTGAAGAGTTTATTATGAGCGTCTGCTGCATATcatcaacaacaaaacaaacagcGAGAGGCAACCTTTAACCCTCTATACATTCAGGCAACTGAAATACAACAGATAAGGCTACAAACAGAAATGCAACTGAAATCGATTATCTTGGCACCAAAGACTGCATGCACTCCCTACTGAGAAAAACCGAAGCGCTGAAGTTGACACCCCCATGTACcatgggttggggtcaattccatttcaattcaggaagtacactgaaattccaattatcTTCAATGAGGAAAGATTGTAAttgtaatttggtttactttctcaATTGCCTagaattaaaatggaattgactccaaccctgCCA encodes:
- the LOC121574683 gene encoding protein phosphatase 1 regulatory subunit 3E, which produces METEAVRSVVVMLPPKNCLPRNYSCIAGLFGSLAADPRLEDVEGMELNGTCEPIEMHHVVDERPRGRESFLKPPQSPNLRRRCTSLPTPIERAKLEISRSRSPCSQKKVRFADSLGLELTSVKHFNDTDMPNVPERIMATFDRGPLHLNPFDKFPRAPTTQSIFMEMQFKNPGTLPGFTEKVKEVKVLLECAEADEFSLSGVVRVLNMAFEKSVYLRFSINNWITFMDSLASYIPESSDGVTDKFSFKIITPTTFLESGGTLQFAIRYCVGGDEYWDNNNGVNYKVRRHRFKISPPREWEDGWIHFI
- the si:ch73-103b9.2 gene encoding uncharacterized protein C16orf46; amino-acid sequence: MDIFKEWDQAPVEVAEDRSVAVEYTGWDQSCQLPNRGHVDALLDISEDTSSKEQEPFEFLCLSGWEEAIQGWGRTTPLGCLVQTQRRGKRVKSGDTDHHRHLCVDLVKLSDPPYSESSLTHSPESFCDSSLDQWEKPPPTTLGDFLNRPYSHTSSVSSEESPPESFRDLQKATQQLTLRDKMVEDKAEVCEISDSLLGSAPSQGHHHSASECPMTLIINSFAVLPPVKASQPGHPRVTSQLRRGEAGPGRSASDGETAEAGSDGVTPAGESGSVERVEETRAADAVPDKDRLPKDTYQGSLTSKYWPSKQSHHLLSAFSIPVPKRCDMPLSTLAEPLARATYPLGRHLRQDPRTSSAHRLYFGRKTKSLKRAEPQLPILFGTRVPIPASAQRLL